One Sus scrofa isolate TJ Tabasco breed Duroc chromosome 1, Sscrofa11.1, whole genome shotgun sequence DNA segment encodes these proteins:
- the LTV1 gene encoding protein LTV1 homolog yields MPHRKKRPFIEKKKAVSFHLVHRSQRDPLAADETAPQRVLLPTQKIKDEERRAEQRKYGVFFDDDYDYLQHLKEPYGPSELIPTSTFSALSGGDGKEETSVTSATAIKLPSSVFASEFEEDVGLLNKAAPVSGPRLDFDPDIIAALDDDFDFENPDNLLEDDFILQANKPTEEEEGMEIQKSDAGDDSEWEDVDDEKENGSDDDNYDPAGSSDEDTSAPGKPLGAVENHLFWEEETKSRFTDYSMTSSVMRRNEQLTLHDERFEKFYEQYDDDEIGALDNAELEGSIQVDGSRLEKILNDYYKEKAENCIKLNTLEPFEDQGLPVNELEGSEEEEIVTVVLEEAKEKWDCESICSTYSNLYNHPQLIKYQPKPKQIRLSSKTGIPLDVLPKKGLTAKQVERMQMINDSDLPKVSTQPRSKNESKEDKRARKQAIKEERRERRVEKKANKLAFKLEKRRQEKELLNLKKNVEGLKL; encoded by the exons ATG CCTCACAGGAAGAAAAGGCCGTTTATAGAGAAGAAGAAAGCTGTGTCTTTTCACCTGGTCCACCGGAGCCAACGAGATCCTTTAGCAGCAGATGAGACTGCACCCCAGAGGGTTCTGTTGCCTACACAGAAA ataaaagatgaagaaaggcGAGCAGAGCAGAGGAAGTATGGCGTGTTCTTTGATGATGACTATGACTACCTGCAGCACCTGAAGGAACCATATGGGCCCTCGGAGCTCATTCCCACAAGTACTTTCAGTGCACTCAGCGGGGGAGATGGGAAAGAAGAAACTTCAGTAACTTCA GCCACTGCAATTAAGTTGCCTTCGTCAGTGTTTGCATCAGAGTTTGAAGAAGATGTTGGATTGTTAAATAAAGCAGCTCCTGTTTCAG gacCTCGGCTGGATTTTGATCCTGACATTATTGCAGCTCTTGATGATGATTTTGATTTTGAGAATCCAGATAATTTGCTTGAAGATGATTTTATTCTTCAGGCTAATAAGccaacagaagaggaagaggggatgGAGATACA GAAATCTGATGCGGGAGATGACAGTGAGTGGGAAGATGTGGATGATGAGAAGGAAAACGGTAGTGATGACGATAACTATGACCCTGCCGGCTCATCAGACGAGGATACGTCTGCCCCTGGGAAGCCTCTTGGGGCTGTAGAAAATCACTTGTTCTGGGAGGAGGAAACAAAAAGTCGCTTTACAGATTATTCTATGACATCCTCAGTCATGAGGAGAAATGAACAGCTGACCCTGCATGATGAGAGATTTGAGAAG TTTTACGAGCAGTATGATGATGATGAAATTGGAGCTCTGGATAATGCTGAATTGGAAGGTTCCATTCAAGTAGATGGCAGTCGCTTAGAGAAAATTTTGAATGACTACTAtaaagagaaggcagagaa TTGTATAAAACTGAATACTCTTGAACCCTTCGAGGATCAGGGCCTGCCAGTGAATGAACTTGAGGGGTCTGAGGAAGAAGAGATTGTTACTGTAGTTCTTGAAGAAGCCAAAGAGAAGTGGGATTGTGAATCTATATGTA gtaCATACTCAAATTTATATAACCATCCACAGCTTATCAAGTATCAACCGAAG CCCAAACAAATCCGACTGTCTTCTAAAACAGGAATACCTCTGGATGTCTTACCTAAGAAAGGACTCACAGCAAAGCAAGTTGAACGAATGCAGATGATTAATGACAGTGATCTGCCTAAGGTGTCAACCCAACCACGttctaaaaatgaaagcaaagaagataaaagagcaagaaaacaagCTATAAAAGAAGAGCGCAGG GAACGGAGAGTGGAGAAGAAAGCTAACAAATTAGCCTTCAAACTGgagaagagaaggcaggagaaagaGCTTCTGAACTTGAAGAAAAATGTTGAGGGTCTAAAGCTATGA